ATTCGATTCTATTTTAACACAAAAAAGAGACAACATCCAGGCTTTCGCTTTCGATATTGTCTCTTTTTATTTTATGATAAATCAATTAGTTTGACACCGTACGTGTATCCCACCACATTTTTTTACCCCAGAAATTGTCTTTTATTTCTGCAATAAATGATGCGCTGTTACCTGCATTTAAAGTGGTTTCTGTTGGTGGATAAGGGTAACGGAATGGCGGGCGGGTATGACCTGTGAAAGGTGATCCTGTCGCAGCCGGCATCAAAGGAATGTCAGTGCGTCGGGACTCAGCCCAAGCCTCGTTGCCGTTTTTGTAAAGAGACAGCCATTTTTGAGTGTACAGTTTTGTTGTTGTGTTATCCCATTTTACATCAGAACCCGCAAGGTACGTGCTGATGACGGAAGCATCGGTAATCCCGTTTTCATTCAAGGAAGCGGTAACGCCGTTATTGTATAAAGTTTCGGCAGTACTTGAACCCGTATTCCAGCCTTTTTGTGCAGCTTCGGCCAGGATGAAAAGCACTTCGCTGTAACGCATCATCGGAGAAAATCCTGTTGGGTCTTCGCGGAATTTCACGCCGATCCTGGAATAATTAGAAATTACCGGTGAAGTTGGCGGGCCAATTTCCACACCTCTGTATTCGCCGTCGCTTGGTGCCGGTTTGGCATAAACTGCCAATCGCGGATCTTTTAGCTGTTTAAGAGAATTGATCAGAATATTACTTGGGCCATGATCGTCGCGGGTCATGAAGTTGGAGTTCCAGGGTTCAATGTAAGGACTAGATCCAGTCCATTTCAGGAAAGCATTGTCGGTATTCGCGGCCAGTACCGGATAGGTAGCAGGAGCTGCGGCGATTTCTTCAATAATTGGTTTGGCAGTAGCAGGACTAACATTCGAAATCCTGATCGCAACACGCAGTCTCAATGAGTTGCAAAGTTTTTGCCATTTTTTTACATCGCCACCATAAAGCAAATCTCCTTCGCCCAAAACATCCGTTCCGCCTGCTGCAAATAAATCGGCAGCGGTCTTTAATTGAGTGATAATCGCAGGATAAATGGTTTCCTGCGTATCATATTTCGGGGTAATAAAACCAGCGTCACCTTTAAAAGCTTCTGTAAATGGAATGTCTCTCCAACGGTCCGTCGCAATCTGCAAAATGAAAGCCTGCAATGTCAGACCCGTTGCTTTCATGTTTTTTGAACCTGTTTTGTCCGCCTGGTCGATAATTGCCTGGGCATTTTTCAGGTCGCGGTAAATCACGGTCCATAATGTGTTGATGTTCATTGAAGTAAACATATACCGGGAATCATCGATGTATTGCAATTTTCCCAAATGTCCGGAATATGTTGAAGGTTCGTTCATATCACCCAGAACGCCGAAATAATTTGTGGCGAAATCGGTAAGCACATAACCCAGCACATTAGTAATAGGAGCTTCAACAGGACTGTTAGGATTTGTATTTATTTCCTCAAAATCGTCGGTACATGATTGTCCGGTAAATGCCAGGAAAATGAGGATTAGTAAACAGGTTGATATATTTTTCATAATGATCAGAATTTCACATTTAATTTAACGCCTATGCTTCTGTTGGAAGGAATCTGGTATTGTTCGATTCCCAACCCGTCGTTTCCAACACCAAATCCGGTTTCAGGATCAATGTGCGCAACATTGCTTTTTGAAGTATAAAGCAAGGCTACGTTACGGGCGAACAGTGAAATACCAGCACCTTTAAGCCATGGATATTTTGAAGTGAAAGCAGATGGTAATTGATAACCCAGTTCAATCTGGCGTAGTTTTATAAAACTTCCATCAACAATCGCCGTTTCTCTTCCACCCCATAGGCTTTGGAAATAATCTCTCGCACCAACACGTATAGTATTTGGCGTTCCATCTGCCATGGTTACTTTTTCATTTTTAAGAACGTCCTGTCCTACAACCAAACCATTCTCACGAATACCGCCTTCCACCGTTGGCGCAGTAACACCCGATTGCAAACCAAACCATTGTGTTACGCTGAATACATCACCGCCTTTTCTCATATCCAACAAAAAGTTGAAGTTGAAATTTTTGTAAGTAAAGCTGTTGGTAACACCTCCAACCCAGTCAGGCATTACGTTTCCTACTGCTGTTGGTGTAGAGTTATAGGTTGGCAAACCATTGCTTCCGATAATGATAGCGCCCGTAGAAGCATCTCTTGCGAAAGTTGGTCCTCTCATTACACCGTACGCCTGGCCGGGAACTGCATCGACCGTAAGTCCCCAAACCGAAGTGATCGTATACGCTTCAAGTTTCTGACCGGTTGTCGGATCCTGATAAAGCTCGTTTACCATACTTTTGTTTTTTGCCCAGTTTGCGCTGATATCCCAGTTAAATCCACCCGGGTTGCGAATAATTCCGGCAGTTAATTGAAGTTCAACACCTTTGTTTTGAATTTCACCTGCGTTCAGCTGCATCGTGCTATAACCGGAAGCTCCGGAAATATTCACCTGCATGATCTGGTTGGTGGTAATTTTGTTGTAGTAAGTTGCATCCAAACCAATCCGGCGATTCAGGAATTGCAATTCAAAACCAACCTCTGTACTTTTTGCTTTTTCAGGTTTCAGGTTAAGCGGAGGCAAAGTGCTTGAAATACTGTAAAGTGTCACTCCGTTGAAAGCCGTGGAATTTGCAATGTAGGAAGATTGTAACTGGTAAGGACTTCCGCCATTACCAACAGACGCCCAGCTTGCACGAAGTTTACCAAAACTTAGTATTTCTGAATTCACCGGAATCACGTTTGTGAATACCCAGCTAAGACTTGCCGAAGGATAAAAGTAAGACCAGTTTCCCCTTGGCAATGTAGAACTCCAGTCATTTCTTGCTGTCAAATCCAGGTAAAGATAATCTTTGAAACCAAGTGAAGCTTGTCCATAAACACTATTGGTTCTCAGCTTGTTGGTTGTCATAGCCGTTGTCGGGCTGCCTTTGGCGTTACTGATTGTAAATAAGTCAGGAACGGTTAACTGCGCAGCACCAAGTGAGCTGTAATTATAATTGTAGTTGCGATAATTGGCTCCGGCAGTGTAACTTAGGGTAAGATCTTTTGTCAGATTACCATGACCTGTAAGGATAAGGTCAGCGTTTATTTCATTGATATTATATTTTGATTCAGTGAATTTTCCACCGCCCCAGGTTTTGTCAGCCATACTTGTCAAAGTTTCGTTCGACTTGTTGTGGATGATTTCCATTCGGCGTTCAGCCGACCAGTCTGTTCCGATTCTGGCCATAGCACTTAGCCATTCACCAAATTTGTAAGTTGCACTTACATTGCCAAACACACGATCTTTATAACGTGAATGCGTATTGTTATTTACATTGAAATAAGGGTTATCATGAAAATTGTTGTTCCAGTTGTAAGGCATTCCGTCGGCGAAAGTCTCGTTGTAATGCGCTTTCAGATCTGCCATATCAACCTGGCGCCCAAACCAGCCACCGATCGATTGCATCGGGTTATTTGAATGGTATCCCTGACCAACCAGGTTATCATTAGCCGTACGAACGTAATTGATTAATGCATTCGTTTTTAGTCTTTTCGTGATATTTTGTGTAGTGTTCAGCTGGATTGTATAGCGTTTCTGATCCGTGTTTGGGATAGTACCAATCTGCTTTTGCTGACCAAATGACAAACGCGTATCTCCGGCCTCAGAACTGGAAGCGATAGCCACAGAATTGTCAATCGTATAACCAGTCTGGAAGAAATCTTTTACGTTATTTGGATGTGAAACCCAGGGTGTTGCCGTGCGGTTTCCATTCGCATCCAACGGGCTGTTATACTGCGGAATCATAAGACCTGCATCCAGTCTTGGTCCCCAGCTTTCATCCACACCATCGTTGATACCATTACCTAACCCGTCCTTATAAGAAAAACCTGTGGAGGTCGCATAATCCTGATAGGTCTGGCCGTTTCCGTTTTTTTTCCACATGTACTCTTCACCATATACGCCTTGTCCGTACTGGTTCTGATACTTGGGAAGAATGTATGGTTTCTCGTAAGAAAATCCGCCTGAGTAGGTTACCGAAGTACCTTTTCCAGCGCCTCTTCCGTTTTTGGTTGTAATCAGAATTACACCATTTGCTGCCTGATAACCATACAAAGCCGCCGCGTTTGCACCTTTCAGTACAGACATGGAAGCGATATTGTTTGGGTCAATTTCAGCAACTGCATTTCCATAATCAACGCCACCACCTGATGAGGTATTCGTTGAGAAATTGCTGATCGGAACACCATCAA
The nucleotide sequence above comes from Dyadobacter subterraneus. Encoded proteins:
- a CDS encoding SusC/RagA family TonB-linked outer membrane protein; this encodes MKRPILIFSMRTMLVAGSVFFCLPANNTARAERAKQISRVAEIEISGVITSKEDGSPLPGASVMVKGDLNNGTTTDGNGKFRLKASENSTLIVSFIGYLTQEIPVDGKSMINLTLVADHKLLNEVVVTALGVTREKKSLGYSIQEVKGAELTRSNEQNVLNSLSGKVAGVQITAGSGAVGSGTRIVLRGNNSFGNNQPLFVVDGVPISNFSTNTSSGGGVDYGNAVAEIDPNNIASMSVLKGANAAALYGYQAANGVILITTKNGRGAGKGTSVTYSGGFSYEKPYILPKYQNQYGQGVYGEEYMWKKNGNGQTYQDYATSTGFSYKDGLGNGINDGVDESWGPRLDAGLMIPQYNSPLDANGNRTATPWVSHPNNVKDFFQTGYTIDNSVAIASSSEAGDTRLSFGQQKQIGTIPNTDQKRYTIQLNTTQNITKRLKTNALINYVRTANDNLVGQGYHSNNPMQSIGGWFGRQVDMADLKAHYNETFADGMPYNWNNNFHDNPYFNVNNNTHSRYKDRVFGNVSATYKFGEWLSAMARIGTDWSAERRMEIIHNKSNETLTSMADKTWGGGKFTESKYNINEINADLILTGHGNLTKDLTLSYTAGANYRNYNYNYSSLGAAQLTVPDLFTISNAKGSPTTAMTTNKLRTNSVYGQASLGFKDYLYLDLTARNDWSSTLPRGNWSYFYPSASLSWVFTNVIPVNSEILSFGKLRASWASVGNGGSPYQLQSSYIANSTAFNGVTLYSISSTLPPLNLKPEKAKSTEVGFELQFLNRRIGLDATYYNKITTNQIMQVNISGASGYSTMQLNAGEIQNKGVELQLTAGIIRNPGGFNWDISANWAKNKSMVNELYQDPTTGQKLEAYTITSVWGLTVDAVPGQAYGVMRGPTFARDASTGAIIIGSNGLPTYNSTPTAVGNVMPDWVGGVTNSFTYKNFNFNFLLDMRKGGDVFSVTQWFGLQSGVTAPTVEGGIRENGLVVGQDVLKNEKVTMADGTPNTIRVGARDYFQSLWGGRETAIVDGSFIKLRQIELGYQLPSAFTSKYPWLKGAGISLFARNVALLYTSKSNVAHIDPETGFGVGNDGLGIEQYQIPSNRSIGVKLNVKF
- a CDS encoding SusD/RagB family nutrient-binding outer membrane lipoprotein, with amino-acid sequence MKNISTCLLILIFLAFTGQSCTDDFEEINTNPNSPVEAPITNVLGYVLTDFATNYFGVLGDMNEPSTYSGHLGKLQYIDDSRYMFTSMNINTLWTVIYRDLKNAQAIIDQADKTGSKNMKATGLTLQAFILQIATDRWRDIPFTEAFKGDAGFITPKYDTQETIYPAIITQLKTAADLFAAGGTDVLGEGDLLYGGDVKKWQKLCNSLRLRVAIRISNVSPATAKPIIEEIAAAPATYPVLAANTDNAFLKWTGSSPYIEPWNSNFMTRDDHGPSNILINSLKQLKDPRLAVYAKPAPSDGEYRGVEIGPPTSPVISNYSRIGVKFREDPTGFSPMMRYSEVLFILAEAAQKGWNTGSSTAETLYNNGVTASLNENGITDASVISTYLAGSDVKWDNTTTKLYTQKWLSLYKNGNEAWAESRRTDIPLMPAATGSPFTGHTRPPFRYPYPPTETTLNAGNSASFIAEIKDNFWGKKMWWDTRTVSN